CGCAAGCAAATCCTGCATTTAATATTAAGCCATCATGGTGAGCTTGCACATGGTGCACCTGTCGTACCAATGACACTTGAAGCCATCGTTCTGTATATGGTAGATCAACTCGATTCAAAAGTAGATGCCTTTTTGCGTATCGCAGAAAGCGAACAAGAAGAGGGGAAAAAGTGGAGCAATTATGTTAAGTTGATGGATCGGTTTTTTTATTTTCCGGATTCTGATAAACAGTAATCCCGCAATCCCGAATGGAATTTATGAAACCCATTGTCGATCAAATTTTTCGAATCATATATTTTATTGCATACCGTACCATAAAACTCTACTGGGCAATCCGAAAGCCAAAAACAGATGGAGCGTTAATTGCTGTCTGGTATCAAGGACAATTTTGCTTGTGCAAAATTCCTATCATGGCTATTACAGTTTACCGGGAGGTTACTTGAAGCGCAAGGAATCCGCAGTTAATGCCGTTATTCGAGAGCTTAGGAAGAAATTGGAATTATGGCTAAACCTGGTGAATTAGAACTGGTTGTAGATACGCAGCATAATTGGGAAAACCGGGAGGATCATGTAACTATTTTTACATTAAGAGTCAATGAAAAACCTCGAATCGAAGTAGATAACCGCGAAGTTATATCTGCCGGTTTTTATTCACCTACCGAAGTGCTGAATATGAATGTTTTTCCACCTATTCTGAGTTGTATTGAGCAATCAGAGAAATAATACAATAGGTTTGCTCTAGTTATCAAGTCTATTTTCTTTGTGCCTTTGTGCCTTTGTGCCTTTGTGCCTTTGTGCCTTTGTGCCTTTGTTACTTTGTCACTCTGTGTCTTTGTGTCTCTGTGGTTTTCTCCGTTTGCCCCATTCTCCTATTCCCCGTTTCATGTTTTTCCGTCTGCCGCCTGCCCTGAACCTTTCGACCTTGCTCAAGATAAACTCCGTCGAAGGGTGCCTTTGTCACTCTGTCACTTTGCTACTTTTTCCTAGTCTCTAGCCTCTAGCCTCTAGCCTCTATCCTCTAGCCTCTACCTCATCTTCTCATCTAACTTTTAAGGTAAACCAGAGAGTTCATCTCTTTTGGAAGGCGAGGTTACCAGGGGTTCCAATGATTAAGAAATTCAGTTAGTTTCTACTCTTATTTTTTTAACTACATTCTACTTGCAAAGCGAAAAGAAAATTATATCTTCAACGTGATAAAAAGTTAAAATTCACCAATACAATTTTGATTTAATCCCAAAAAAATGTCAACAGGAGATTTTATGACGGCCATCGTTGATGTTATTGCCCGAGAAATTCTTGATTCTAGGGGAAATCCAACCATTGAAGTTGATGTTATTTTGGAATCCGGTGTAATCGGTCAGGCAGCAGTTCCATCCGGAGCCTCAACGGGAGAACGAGAAGCACTGGAATTACGGGACAAAGATGATTCCCGTTACATGGGCAAGGGCGTTTTGACAGCAGTGAAAACAGTTAATGAAACCGTTGCCGATGAACTAATCGGTATGGATTCAACAAACCAAATGAAAATTGATAATCTATTGATCGACCTTGACGGCACTGATTTTAAAACAAAATTGGGTGCGAATACACTTTTGGGAGTTTCATTAGCGGTTTGCAAAGCTGCGGCTAAAGCTTATAGTTTACCTTTATATCAATACATTGGTGGCGTTCATGCGCACTCACTACCAGTTCCCATGCTAAATGTCATTAACGGCGGCAAACATGCAGACAACAATGTGGATTTGCAAGAATTTATGATTTATCCAGCTGGAGCTCCTACTTTTCGGGAGGGACTTCGCTATGCTGCAGAAACATTTCATGCATTAAGAAAATTACTGGTGAAAAAGGGCTACTCCACCGGAGTCGGCGATGAGGGCGGATTCGCACCTAATTTAAACTCCAACGAAGAAGCCATTCAATTGATTCTTGAAGCGATTAATTCGGCCGGTTATTCTGCCGGAGAAGAGATTTTCATTTGTCTTGATCCTGCTTCCAGTGAATTTTATGATGCGGATAATCAAATTTATAACCTGGAATCAGAAGGGAAAAGGCTGTCTTCCGAACAGATGGTAGATTATTATGTTGACCTTGTAAGAAAATATCCTATTGTATCGATTGAAGATGGCATGGCAGAGGATGACTGGGATGGATGGAAAATCATCACAGAAAAACTTGGCAATAAAATCCAATTGGTTGGCGATGATATATTTGTGACCAATGTGAAAATACTCCAGGAAGGGATTGAGAGAGGAGTTGCTAATGCAATTCTGATTAAAGTCAATCAAATCGGTACACTTACGGAAACCCTTAAAACTATTGAACTTGCAAAAACCAATGGCTATAGAACAGTGATCTCTCATCGCTCCGGTGAAACTGAAGATACGACTATAGCAGATATTGCCGTTGCAACCAATTCAGGTCAAATAAAAACCGGTTCGGTAACAAGAGGAGAAAGAACCGCGAAATACAACCAATTACTTCGGATTGAAGAAGAACTGGGAAGTATTGCCTACTACCCCGGGAAAAAAACCATTAAATCTTATTAAAATATTTACAAGAAAATAGATAGTATTGGGAATCCAGTGGTTCGAAAAAGATCAAGTTTTCATCGTAATCAAAAATCTATCCAAAAAATAAAGTTTTTACTTGGAGCGGGTCTCGGGATAGCTGCCTTATACTATCTTTCTTTTAATCAATATGGAATCCTTCAGCACTTTAAAACCAAACAAAAATTAGAACAACTTCGCCAAAGAACCGAGCAACTGAAAAAGGAACAACAAACCATAAAAGAATCTATCGAACGGCTAAAGAACGATTATGAATACATAGAAAAAATCGCCCGTGAGAAATATTTTTTTATCAAAAAAGGCGAAGAGATATATTGGATTAGAAAAAACACCCCATCCGAAAAACCTTCACTTTAATTCTATCATTAAAAGGTTCTTTCCAGTTTTACCTCATTCATTCTTGATGATTTACTTTATTTGCTTTTGTTTTTAGTTCATGATAAATTATTTCAATTTTTATCCGATTTATTCAACAAATCAAAGATTGCTTTAACCCAAAATAGCAGGTTTATAAACATGATCAAAAGATTAAGAGGTTATTCAATTACCGGTATTTTGGTAATTACTCCAATTGCGCTTACTATCTATATATTCTGGAGATTATTCAATGGGTTAGACGGATTATTACTAAATACTTTTAATACTACCGCGGATTTCTTTGGTCTGCCAAGTTACCAGGGTAAAATCCCAGGTCTCGGCATCATCACCATGGTTTTTGTGACAATCCTAACAGGAATGGCTGTTCGAAATTATTTTGGTCATAAATTATTTCGAGCTGGAGAATTTGCGGTTACTAAAATTCCATTAGTCAGTAAAATTTATATTGCGCTCAGGCAGATTTTTGAAGCAATGTTCGCTGAAAAAAGAGAGGTTTTTAAAGAAGTCGTTTTATTCCAATATCCTCGACAGGGTATGTATTCAATGGGATTTATAACGCAAGACACAAGAGGTGAAATCCAAGAAAAAATTGAAGAAGATGTTTATAGCATCTTTCTCCCGACGACGCCAAATCCGACCTCGGGCTATTTGTTGTTCATTCCAAAAAAGGATTTAATCAAGTTATCGATTTCTACAGAAGATGCTCTCAAACTAATCATTTCCGGTGGTGTAGTTACCCCCGGACGTCCAACGGATCATGAAATTACATTAGACGATCTGTTTCCATTTAAAAAGAAACGAAAAAAACAAAAACGAGCGAAACTCACCCATTCTAGTGATACTAAAAATTAATGATATGGATTAGGCATTCTGTAC
The candidate division KSB1 bacterium genome window above contains:
- a CDS encoding NUDIX hydrolase, yielding MGFFIFRILINSNPAIPNGIYETHCRSNFSNHIFYCIPYHKTLLGNPKAKNRWSVNCCLVSRTILLVQNSYHGYYSLPGGYLKRKESAVNAVIRELRKKLELWLNLVN
- the eno gene encoding phosphopyruvate hydratase — protein: MTAIVDVIAREILDSRGNPTIEVDVILESGVIGQAAVPSGASTGEREALELRDKDDSRYMGKGVLTAVKTVNETVADELIGMDSTNQMKIDNLLIDLDGTDFKTKLGANTLLGVSLAVCKAAAKAYSLPLYQYIGGVHAHSLPVPMLNVINGGKHADNNVDLQEFMIYPAGAPTFREGLRYAAETFHALRKLLVKKGYSTGVGDEGGFAPNLNSNEEAIQLILEAINSAGYSAGEEIFICLDPASSEFYDADNQIYNLESEGKRLSSEQMVDYYVDLVRKYPIVSIEDGMAEDDWDGWKIITEKLGNKIQLVGDDIFVTNVKILQEGIERGVANAILIKVNQIGTLTETLKTIELAKTNGYRTVISHRSGETEDTTIADIAVATNSGQIKTGSVTRGERTAKYNQLLRIEEELGSIAYYPGKKTIKSY
- a CDS encoding septum formation initiator family protein, which gives rise to MVRKRSSFHRNQKSIQKIKFLLGAGLGIAALYYLSFNQYGILQHFKTKQKLEQLRQRTEQLKKEQQTIKESIERLKNDYEYIEKIAREKYFFIKKGEEIYWIRKNTPSEKPSL
- a CDS encoding DUF502 domain-containing protein, with amino-acid sequence MIKRLRGYSITGILVITPIALTIYIFWRLFNGLDGLLLNTFNTTADFFGLPSYQGKIPGLGIITMVFVTILTGMAVRNYFGHKLFRAGEFAVTKIPLVSKIYIALRQIFEAMFAEKREVFKEVVLFQYPRQGMYSMGFITQDTRGEIQEKIEEDVYSIFLPTTPNPTSGYLLFIPKKDLIKLSISTEDALKLIISGGVVTPGRPTDHEITLDDLFPFKKKRKKQKRAKLTHSSDTKN